A genomic stretch from Engraulis encrasicolus isolate BLACKSEA-1 chromosome 10, IST_EnEncr_1.0, whole genome shotgun sequence includes:
- the mybpha gene encoding myosin binding protein Ha isoform X2 translates to MPAKPAPIKKAPAKKAEKAPEPPAEPAPEAPPAEAPPAEAPPAEAAPAEAAPAEAAPAEAAPAPAEGEVAPAAEAAPAPEEPTSAPLDLTLEDVNDTSVTLRWKAPEAIGDSGLDGYTVEHCKKGGSEWVVANADLTVATRMVVGNLTTGDILEMRVVAVNPGGRSEPCALAEAVTVREVGERPKVRLPRALRARVVRKVGAQINLVIPFCGKPKPLVSWTKDGEPLDTKRVGIRNSNKDSIFFIRTSEREDSGVYEISVKVDSFVDTANITIQIVDLPGPPESVKLVDTWGFNAALEWTVPKDSGNTEITGYSIQKADKKTGEWFTVLEHYHRLNATVSDLIMGNSYNFRVFAENKVGISESAAVTKEVAEILKTGIVYQPPEYQEHDFSEAPKFTAALNDRAATVGYTTKLLCSVRGCPKPKIEWLKNQMVIGDDPKYRQLNNLGVCSLEIRKPCSFDGGVYTCRAKNEQGTATVSCKLEVKQVLIPEK, encoded by the exons ATGCCCGCCAAGCCAGCTCCCATCAAAAAAGCCCCCGCCAAGAAGGCGGAGAAGGCTCCAGAGCCCCCGGCGGAGCCCGCACCCGAAGCTCCCCCTGCAGAGGCCCCACCCGCGGAGGCGCCACCTGCTGAGGCAGCGCCGGCGGAGGCTGCTCCCGCGGAAGCCGCACCAGCGGAAGCCGCTCCTGCTCCTGCGGAGGGAGAGGTTGCACCGGCCGCGGAGGCTGCACCAGCACCTGAGG AGCCCACCAGTGCTCCTCTGGACCTGACTTTGGAAGACGTGAACGACACCTCGGTCACCCTGAGATGGAAAGCACCCGAAGCCATCGGAGACTCCGGCCTGGATGGATACACCGTGGAACACTGCAAGAAAGgag GTTCTGAGTGGGTTGTGGCCAATGCTGACCTGACCGTGGCAACCAGAATGGTGGTTGGCAACCTGACGACCGGAGACATCCTGGAGATGCGTGTGGTGGCCGTGAACCCAGGAGGTCGTAGTGAACCATGCGCCCTGGCTGAGGCTGTCACTGTCCGCGAGGTTGGAG AGCGGCCCAAGGTTCGTCTTCCACGTGCCCTCAGAGCCAGAGTGGTCAGAAAGGTCGGCGCTCAGATCAACCTCGTCATTCCTTTCTGT GGAAAGCCCAAACCTTTGGTGTCTTGGACCAAGGATGGCGAGCCCCTTGACACAAAGAGAGTAGGTATCCGCAACAGCAACAAAGATAGTATCTTCTTCATCCGTACCTCAGAGAGAGAAGACTCCGGCGTCTACGAGATTTCTGTGAAGGTCGACAGCTTTGTTGATACCGCCAACATCACCATTCAGATTGTGG ACCTGCCTGGCCCTCCTGAAAGTGTGAAGCTGGTGGACACATGGGGCTTCAATGCTGCCCTGGAGTGGACTGTGCCAAAGGACAGTGGCAACACAGAGATCACTGGCTACTCCATCCAGAAGGCTGACAAGAAGACAGGG GAGTGGTTCACAGTGCTGGAGCACTATCACCGGCTAAACGCCACCGTATCCGACCTCATCATGGGCAACTCCTACAACTTCCGCGTCTTTGCCGAGAACAAAGTCGGCATCAGCGAATCGGCCGCCGTAACGAAAGAGGTGGCTGAGATTCTGAAGACAG GTATCGTCTACCAGCCTCCGGAGTACCAGGAGCACGACTTCAGCGAGGCCCCCAAGTTTACCGCCGCCCTCAACGACAGAGCCGCCACCGTTGGTTACACAACCAAACTTCTCTGCTCCGTCCGCGGATGCCCAAAG CCCAAGATTGAGTGGCTGAAGAACCAGATGGTGATCGGGGACGACCCCAAGTACAGGCAGCTCAACAACCTGGGCGTCTGCTCCCTGGAGATCCGCAAGCCCTGCAGCTTCGATGGCGGCGTCTACACCTGCCGGGCCAAGAACGAGCAGGGGACGGCCACTGTCTCCTGTAAACTGGAAGTCAAAC
- the mybpha gene encoding myosin binding protein Ha isoform X1, with product MPAKPAPIKKAPAKKAEKAPEPPAEPAPEAPPAEAPPAEAPPAEAAPAEAAPAEAAPAEAAPAPAEGEVAPAAEAAPAPEAAPAEAAPAPVEEPPKPPTPPPPPEPTSAPLDLTLEDVNDTSVTLRWKAPEAIGDSGLDGYTVEHCKKGGSEWVVANADLTVATRMVVGNLTTGDILEMRVVAVNPGGRSEPCALAEAVTVREVGERPKVRLPRALRARVVRKVGAQINLVIPFCGKPKPLVSWTKDGEPLDTKRVGIRNSNKDSIFFIRTSEREDSGVYEISVKVDSFVDTANITIQIVDLPGPPESVKLVDTWGFNAALEWTVPKDSGNTEITGYSIQKADKKTGEWFTVLEHYHRLNATVSDLIMGNSYNFRVFAENKVGISESAAVTKEVAEILKTGIVYQPPEYQEHDFSEAPKFTAALNDRAATVGYTTKLLCSVRGCPKPKIEWLKNQMVIGDDPKYRQLNNLGVCSLEIRKPCSFDGGVYTCRAKNEQGTATVSCKLEVKQVLIPEK from the exons ATGCCCGCCAAGCCAGCTCCCATCAAAAAAGCCCCCGCCAAGAAGGCGGAGAAGGCTCCAGAGCCCCCGGCGGAGCCCGCACCCGAAGCTCCCCCTGCAGAGGCCCCACCCGCGGAGGCGCCACCTGCTGAGGCAGCGCCGGCGGAGGCTGCTCCCGCGGAAGCCGCACCAGCGGAAGCCGCTCCTGCTCCTGCGGAGGGAGAGGTTGCACCGGCCGCGGAGGCTGCACCAGCACCTGAGG CTGCCCCTGCCGAAGCTGCGCCTGCGCCTGTCGAGGAGCCCCCCAaacctcccactcctcctcctcccccag AGCCCACCAGTGCTCCTCTGGACCTGACTTTGGAAGACGTGAACGACACCTCGGTCACCCTGAGATGGAAAGCACCCGAAGCCATCGGAGACTCCGGCCTGGATGGATACACCGTGGAACACTGCAAGAAAGgag GTTCTGAGTGGGTTGTGGCCAATGCTGACCTGACCGTGGCAACCAGAATGGTGGTTGGCAACCTGACGACCGGAGACATCCTGGAGATGCGTGTGGTGGCCGTGAACCCAGGAGGTCGTAGTGAACCATGCGCCCTGGCTGAGGCTGTCACTGTCCGCGAGGTTGGAG AGCGGCCCAAGGTTCGTCTTCCACGTGCCCTCAGAGCCAGAGTGGTCAGAAAGGTCGGCGCTCAGATCAACCTCGTCATTCCTTTCTGT GGAAAGCCCAAACCTTTGGTGTCTTGGACCAAGGATGGCGAGCCCCTTGACACAAAGAGAGTAGGTATCCGCAACAGCAACAAAGATAGTATCTTCTTCATCCGTACCTCAGAGAGAGAAGACTCCGGCGTCTACGAGATTTCTGTGAAGGTCGACAGCTTTGTTGATACCGCCAACATCACCATTCAGATTGTGG ACCTGCCTGGCCCTCCTGAAAGTGTGAAGCTGGTGGACACATGGGGCTTCAATGCTGCCCTGGAGTGGACTGTGCCAAAGGACAGTGGCAACACAGAGATCACTGGCTACTCCATCCAGAAGGCTGACAAGAAGACAGGG GAGTGGTTCACAGTGCTGGAGCACTATCACCGGCTAAACGCCACCGTATCCGACCTCATCATGGGCAACTCCTACAACTTCCGCGTCTTTGCCGAGAACAAAGTCGGCATCAGCGAATCGGCCGCCGTAACGAAAGAGGTGGCTGAGATTCTGAAGACAG GTATCGTCTACCAGCCTCCGGAGTACCAGGAGCACGACTTCAGCGAGGCCCCCAAGTTTACCGCCGCCCTCAACGACAGAGCCGCCACCGTTGGTTACACAACCAAACTTCTCTGCTCCGTCCGCGGATGCCCAAAG CCCAAGATTGAGTGGCTGAAGAACCAGATGGTGATCGGGGACGACCCCAAGTACAGGCAGCTCAACAACCTGGGCGTCTGCTCCCTGGAGATCCGCAAGCCCTGCAGCTTCGATGGCGGCGTCTACACCTGCCGGGCCAAGAACGAGCAGGGGACGGCCACTGTCTCCTGTAAACTGGAAGTCAAAC
- the LOC134457393 gene encoding uncharacterized protein LOC134457393 isoform X2: MTCCMRATTLTLKPPKRNLQHCQMHQLPPQKRHLRLPLLNPPLTPPMLLRKPHLPQPPRQKPPQLLRQRPPLPQPLRQRPPQLKPLPRRPPLLPQKSQLQLPKLPLQSRLPPLLKKAPHLQPPRLKERRPPPRLLPHLPMLLLLLQKKGLPQQPKGRPPQQPKGRPPQLKPPQPRVKPDRP, from the exons ATGACATGTTGTATGCGTGCAACAACATTAACCCTTAAACCGCCGAAACGAAACCTCCAACATTGTCAGATGCACCAGCTCCCGCCGCAGAAGAGGCACCTGCGCCTGCCGCTGCTGAACCCCCCGCTGACG CCGCCGATGCTCCTGCGGAAGCCCCACCTGCCCCAGCCCCCGAGGCAGAAGCCCCCCCAGCTCCTGAGGCAGAGGCCgcccctgccccagcccctgaGGCAGAGGCCCCCCCAGCTGAAGCCCCTGCCGAGG CGCCCGCCGCTCCTGCCGCAGAAGAGCCAGCTCCAGCTCCCGAAGCTGCCGCTCCAGTCGAGG CTGCCGCCCCTGCTGAAGAAGGCGCCGCACCTGCAGCCGCCCCGGCTGAAGGAGAGGAGGCCCCCGCCGAGG CTGCTCCCGCACCTGCcgatgctgctgctcctgctgcagaAGAAGGGGCTGCCCCAGCAGCCGAAGGGGAGGCCGCCCCAGCAGCCGAAGGGGAGGCCGCCCCAGCTGAAGCCGCCCCAGCCGAGGGTAAAGCCGGATCGTCCTTAA
- the LOC134457393 gene encoding uncharacterized protein LOC134457393 isoform X1: MTCCMRATTLTLKPPKRNLQHCQMHQLPPQKRHLRLPLLNPPLTPPMLLRKPHLPQPPRQKPPQLLRQRPPLPQPLRQRPPQLKPLPRRPPLLPQKSQLQLPKLPLQSRVTRSPITSHNTQFADSTNDRLEVVKKDTPFFAPSLHYMATHCTTLRYTPHHTTPPCCPLPTLKLNATRDTATPLHHTQRSAPHTSQVVLSHPYLLLS, translated from the exons ATGACATGTTGTATGCGTGCAACAACATTAACCCTTAAACCGCCGAAACGAAACCTCCAACATTGTCAGATGCACCAGCTCCCGCCGCAGAAGAGGCACCTGCGCCTGCCGCTGCTGAACCCCCCGCTGACG CCGCCGATGCTCCTGCGGAAGCCCCACCTGCCCCAGCCCCCGAGGCAGAAGCCCCCCCAGCTCCTGAGGCAGAGGCCgcccctgccccagcccctgaGGCAGAGGCCCCCCCAGCTGAAGCCCCTGCCGAGG CGCCCGCCGCTCCTGCCGCAGAAGAGCCAGCTCCAGCTCCCGAAGCTGCCGCTCCAGTCGAGGGTAACTAGATCCCCCATAACCTCTCACAACACACAGTTTGCTGACAGCACTAATGACCGCCTGGAGGTCGTAAAAAAAGACACCCCCTTTTTCGCACCTTCACTACACTACATGGCaacacactgcactacattacgctacacaccacaccacaccacacctccttGTTGCCCCCTTCCCACCCTCAAACTCAACGCAACACGCGACACtgctacaccactacaccacacacaacgCAGTGCCCCACACACCTCCCAGGTTGTGCTGTCGCACCCTTATTTATTGTTATCGTAA